The following coding sequences lie in one Deltaproteobacteria bacterium genomic window:
- a CDS encoding tetratricopeptide repeat protein, giving the protein MRIRLGAPFVLALALPLLPTGCLALKADQDEIAREVAKLRKEVAQSQETLQRASSLSDELEKKLAQVEEVLRSNQAGLGARVDVLETDTQDLRGRVENAENVASAVQSELKEVRSDLDARLKQLEEKLNEATNIPEGKSELYAEADRQMKAKKYKNARRLWRTYESRYPEDSKLAEVKFFIGLTYFSERDYKAALGEFYNVIQQSPDSSVIPDALYYSGLAFAKLGQCTNAIAYFDALRQKKTKAPEDYKKKAGEQIDLLKKDTGEICLDKDKAPAKPS; this is encoded by the coding sequence GTGCGAATCCGTCTCGGTGCTCCATTCGTTCTCGCGCTCGCGCTCCCCCTGCTGCCCACCGGCTGCCTCGCGCTCAAGGCCGATCAGGACGAGATCGCCCGCGAGGTGGCCAAGCTGCGCAAGGAGGTGGCGCAGAGCCAGGAGACGCTGCAGCGCGCGTCGTCGCTCTCCGACGAGCTCGAGAAGAAGCTCGCGCAGGTCGAAGAGGTGCTGCGCAGCAACCAGGCCGGCCTCGGTGCCCGCGTCGACGTGCTCGAGACCGACACCCAGGACCTCCGCGGTCGGGTCGAGAACGCCGAGAACGTCGCGAGCGCGGTGCAATCCGAGCTCAAGGAGGTCCGCTCGGATCTCGACGCGCGCCTCAAGCAGCTCGAAGAGAAGCTCAACGAGGCCACCAACATCCCCGAAGGCAAGTCGGAACTCTACGCCGAGGCCGATCGGCAGATGAAGGCGAAGAAGTACAAGAACGCCCGACGGCTGTGGCGCACCTACGAATCGCGCTACCCCGAGGACAGCAAGCTGGCCGAGGTCAAGTTCTTCATCGGGCTGACGTACTTCTCGGAGCGCGACTACAAGGCCGCGCTCGGCGAGTTCTACAACGTAATCCAGCAGTCGCCGGACTCCTCGGTCATCCCCGACGCGCTGTACTACTCGGGCCTCGCGTTCGCGAAGCTCGGTCAGTGCACCAACGCGATCGCGTACTTCGACGCACTGCGCCAGAAGAAGACCAAGGCCCCCGAGGACTACAAGAAGAAGGCCGGCGAGCAGATCGATCTGCTCAAGAAGGACACCGGCGAGATCTGTCTCGACAAGGACAAGGCGCCCGCGAAGCCCAGCTAG
- a CDS encoding tetratricopeptide repeat protein, which produces MLRSSWEPELPDEDRLPLYCMWIRGLCDTGDLDHALTLAERAADELPREADVLIALGNVYDLRGQLTDARDAFVKAIEVDATGSLQHYNLGAVLERLGDESAAEQCYRRSIEVDGDGPTLFEANAALGALLRRSGRLEEAADVYEAYLDEDPLSVEMLVEHGICLSDLDEFEEAIDRFQTALSIDRTHGSGWYNLAITQYRMGQPEEAFASMRNAHESDPNSPLTLAVFGAWTLAQPDADLDKALGLLYGAIDRLAAIDSAHLSPSYASLVSEEVFDALWSRQRYGEAREVARMAGQRDWITAHMLETLNEADHGRAPEMTTFTVTARAQSPSALEHWPEDAHGYTTGFSVLARDEDEARKYSLEYLQSLEPFPQVQFQIEAVRPGNPDEMIRLQSTQLRARGVIGVLAGRAYFRG; this is translated from the coding sequence ATGCTCCGCAGCTCCTGGGAGCCCGAGCTACCGGACGAAGATCGCCTGCCGCTCTACTGCATGTGGATCCGCGGCCTGTGCGACACCGGTGACCTCGACCACGCGCTGACCCTGGCCGAGCGCGCCGCCGACGAGCTGCCCCGCGAGGCCGACGTGCTGATCGCGCTGGGCAACGTCTACGACCTTCGCGGCCAGCTGACCGATGCCCGCGACGCCTTCGTGAAGGCCATCGAGGTCGACGCGACCGGCTCGCTGCAGCACTACAACCTCGGCGCCGTGCTCGAGCGCCTGGGCGACGAGTCCGCGGCCGAGCAGTGCTATCGCCGCTCGATCGAGGTCGACGGCGATGGCCCGACCCTCTTCGAGGCCAATGCCGCCCTCGGTGCCTTGCTGCGTCGCAGCGGTCGGCTCGAGGAGGCCGCCGACGTCTACGAGGCCTACCTCGACGAAGACCCGCTGTCGGTCGAGATGTTGGTCGAGCACGGCATCTGCCTGTCGGATCTCGACGAGTTCGAGGAGGCGATCGATCGCTTCCAGACCGCGCTCTCGATCGACCGCACCCACGGCAGCGGCTGGTACAACCTCGCGATCACGCAGTACCGCATGGGTCAGCCCGAGGAGGCGTTCGCGTCGATGCGCAACGCCCACGAGTCCGACCCGAACAGCCCGCTGACGCTGGCGGTGTTCGGCGCGTGGACGCTGGCGCAGCCCGATGCGGATCTCGACAAGGCGCTGGGCCTGCTCTACGGCGCCATCGATCGGCTGGCGGCGATCGACTCGGCTCATCTCTCGCCGAGCTATGCGAGCCTGGTGTCCGAAGAGGTGTTCGACGCGTTGTGGTCGCGGCAGCGCTACGGCGAGGCCCGCGAGGTCGCGCGCATGGCCGGCCAGCGCGACTGGATCACCGCGCACATGCTCGAGACCCTGAACGAGGCCGACCACGGGCGTGCGCCCGAGATGACGACCTTCACCGTCACCGCGCGCGCGCAGTCGCCCTCGGCCCTCGAGCACTGGCCCGAGGACGCCCACGGCTACACCACCGGCTTCAGCGTGCTCGCCCGCGACGAGGACGAGGCCCGCAAGTACTCGCTCGAGTACCTGCAGAGCCTCGAGCCGTTCCCGCAGGTGCAGTTCCAGATCGAGGCCGTGCGCCCCGGCAACCCCGACGAGATGATCCGCCTGCAGAGCACGCAGCTGCGCGCACGCGGGGTCATCGGTGTGCTGGCCGGCCGCGCCTACTTCCGCGGCTGA